A DNA window from Thermodesulfobacteriota bacterium contains the following coding sequences:
- a CDS encoding glycosyltransferase, protein MATNTFSPYVGGLVRSIEAFTSEFRRRGHRVLVVAPAYPGSPKKEAGVVRIPSIRRFNGSDFSIGLPIPGFLYHALEDFRPEIVHSHHPYVLGDMALRISASRNIPLVFTHHTMYEMMAHYVVGDSPAMRRFVVELSTGYANLCDRVIAPSGSTARILRERGVTAPIGVIPTGVNPERFRRGDRDGFRAEMGIPAGAFVVGHVGRLGPEKNLGFLVQAVTGFLAVHRTARFLVVGAGPSEAEIRDRFERCGMTGRLHYAGVLRDGKLADAYHAMDVFAFSSRNETQGMVLTEAMASGVPVVAVDAPGVREAVEDGRNGFLLSEMSLPAFTDALLRASRLPPADFHRMREAARETSLRYSIHRCAEDALRLYENVLEERSRGRVARIKPWARRIGQERMLWRNRALAAVAALSSRRGMEDAGAAVR, encoded by the coding sequence ATGGCGACGAATACGTTCTCCCCGTACGTGGGGGGGCTCGTCCGGTCGATAGAGGCGTTCACCTCCGAATTCCGCCGCCGCGGGCATCGCGTTCTCGTGGTCGCTCCCGCGTACCCCGGCTCCCCGAAAAAGGAGGCCGGGGTGGTCCGGATCCCGTCCATCCGGAGGTTCAACGGGAGCGATTTCTCCATCGGCCTGCCCATACCGGGCTTCCTCTACCATGCGCTCGAGGATTTCCGGCCCGAGATCGTCCATTCCCATCATCCGTACGTGCTCGGCGACATGGCGCTCCGGATCTCCGCCTCCCGGAACATCCCCCTGGTGTTCACGCATCACACGATGTACGAAATGATGGCGCATTACGTCGTGGGCGATTCCCCGGCGATGCGCCGGTTCGTCGTCGAGCTCTCCACGGGGTATGCGAACCTCTGCGACCGCGTCATCGCCCCGAGCGGGAGCACCGCCAGGATCCTCCGCGAGCGCGGCGTGACGGCCCCCATCGGAGTGATCCCCACGGGTGTGAACCCGGAACGGTTTCGCCGCGGCGACCGGGACGGCTTCCGCGCGGAGATGGGGATCCCCGCGGGCGCCTTCGTCGTCGGACACGTCGGCAGGCTGGGGCCGGAGAAAAACCTCGGGTTCCTCGTACAGGCCGTGACCGGGTTCCTCGCCGTCCACCGGACCGCCCGCTTCCTGGTCGTCGGCGCGGGACCTTCGGAGGCGGAAATCCGGGACCGGTTCGAGCGGTGCGGGATGACCGGCCGCCTCCACTACGCGGGGGTCCTCCGCGACGGGAAGCTCGCCGACGCCTACCATGCGATGGACGTGTTCGCCTTCTCGTCGCGGAACGAGACGCAGGGAATGGTCCTCACCGAGGCGATGGCGTCCGGGGTGCCCGTGGTCGCCGTGGACGCGCCCGGGGTCCGCGAAGCGGTGGAGGACGGCCGGAACGGCTTCCTGCTTTCCGAGATGAGCCTGCCGGCATTCACCGACGCTTTGCTCCGTGCGTCCCGCCTGCCGCCCGCGGATTTCCACCGGATGAGGGAGGCCGCGCGGGAAACTTCTCTTCGCTACTCGATCCACCGGTGCGCCGAAGATGCGCTCCGCCTGTACGAAAACGTCCTCGAGGAGCGGAGCCGTGGCCGGGTCGCGCGCATCAAACCATGGGCGCGTAGGATCGGGCAGGAAAGGATGCTCTGGAGGAACCGGGCGCTCGCCGCGGTGGCGGCCCTCTCGTCCCGGAGGGGAATGGAGGATGCGGGCGCCGCCGTGCGCTGA